In the Castor canadensis chromosome 1, mCasCan1.hap1v2, whole genome shotgun sequence genome, CACAGAAAGAAAGCTAGAATCTTGAGAGGCCTCTTGtctatttttaattgaataattGAGCCAATAGTAAGCTTTCAAAACAGGAAGCACCAGAAGCAGATGCGTTCATTGGtgaattttacaaaatgtttaagTAGGAGTTTATACCAATTTTCTACACTACTTTTCAGAAGATAGAAGCAAAGGGAGTACTTTCTCATTTTATGAGGTCAGCATTACTATGCTATGAAAACCAAAGACTGCAAgaaaaaaactataaaccaatatCCCTTATGGCTATTGATTCAGTaatcctcaacaaaatgctaACATTCAGTATTATATACAAAGGATTATATACTACAGCCAAGTAGGATTTATTCCTGGAATGCATGGATACAGGTGGATGTATGAACATCAACCTGTGTAATATACTAGATAAACAAGGTGAAACAGTGAGCTACTTAATTATCTCTATTGatgaagaaaaatcatttgacaaaattcatccTTCCCAtaacaaaaacattaaacaaaCCAGGAATAGAAACTACCACACTATAATAAAAGTCATATGAAAAGCCCACAGCAATCATTAAATGTTGAAAgactgaaatttttttctcttaatatgtAAAACAAGGCTAGAATGTATTAAGCTTTAAAACAATATTTCCTTAATGCATGTTGGGTATCACACAATGAATATTCCAAGCCCAAAGCATGGACTGATAGCAGGGAATGTGTGTGGGTGTGCACgtacatgcatgtgtatgcatgtatacacCAAGTCAATACACTTGTTATTTTATTCAACTTAAGAATGTGTTGCCTAAACGTGTTTTCTTAACTTCAGGGTAGGGAACATGAGAGGTTGTCCTTACATGTATATCCCATAGCCACTCAGTTGCCCTCTCTGGAGGCCACTCATGTTTCAGGTTCTTGTGGATCTTCTATATATATTCTGAATAGATGCACacaaatttgtatatatatgtctGATAGgtccttttccttctttaccaAGTTGATAGTTCGGAGTAAGTCTAGGGTTTAATGACTACATTTTCATGTAAGTCTGTTGTAACAGGTTTACAAGGTTTGTGTCAGCTCTGCTCTCCCGTATCGAGTCTCAAATGTGCAGTTGCACTTTACAGTTTAAAATTGAGTGTCTCCTTCAGTACGCACAGATCTTAAGAGAAAGACTGAGAGAGTCTGTTCACGACATTCAGTATGTGGAACCTCCATTTGATGACTCAATTGCCGAAATGGGCAAAGAGTGGAAGAGCGCCCTGGCAAAACTGAAGTTCGCTAATTCGTACAGAATGGAgccactgaagaaattccaagctAATTCAGTAGAAGCTAAAGTCCAACAGATACTAAAGGTAGGTtgtgggctgggagtgtagctcagtgacagagtgacGGTTGCCTACCATTTGGAAGGCCCTGCTCAAACAGAACCAATAGATTGTATATCATAGACATATTGCATGTCATATGTATGAAGAAATGACAGGAATTGGTCCATGCAATTATAGAAGTCAAAATGTCCTACAGTCTATTTTGTGTAAGCTATAGAACCAGGAAAACTGGTGGTATAATTCAGTCAGAATCCAAAGGCCTAAGAACCCAGGGGGCTGATGGTGTAAGTCCAGGTGCAAGTCTACATGTCTAAGAACCTCAACACTCATGTCTAAGCACAGGAGAAGACAGATGTCCcacctcagaaaaaaatgtactCTTCCTCTCCCCTTGCATCCTATTCAGGCCCTCAGACTGCATCATATCCACTCACCTTGGTGAGGGTGATCTTTACTCAGTCTATTGATTCATATGTTtgctaatctcttctggaaacaccttcACATACACAACCAGACATGCCATTTTACCAAGCATTGCC is a window encoding:
- the Dynlt2 gene encoding dynein light chain Tctex-type protein 2 isoform X2, whose translation is MEKRGRGAKPSTNQSPAPPSAPSTPRKDRRPSMFEKESYAQILRERLRESVHDIQYVEPPFDDSIAEMGKEWKSALAKLKFANSYRMEPLKKFQANSVEAKVQQILKVRF